The following coding sequences lie in one Brachionichthys hirsutus isolate HB-005 chromosome 15, CSIRO-AGI_Bhir_v1, whole genome shotgun sequence genomic window:
- the bfsp2 gene encoding phakinin isoform X2 — translation MPLPRRRSSVLGQLSSERPTSAPSGRIGTTTTAGPRGVHVGSAPPMGGTSCLGTRVSRRALGISSVFLQGMRSSVAPVVPRAGERAANHCGGLNSCLMEYRDKVQALEQLNQQLEEQIRLSLDCKVNRAGEWGALRRDWEDVYRQVSLAILDNARLMLQTENIQANAEDFKERYENEQPFRKAVEEEISSLYKVIDDAGLTKAELEEELENMRAELRNLELHHEQDVRVLYNQMAGREVDEPDAPIETSLDQILASIRSHWERVTERNRAEAESYLECKEAQCVSGTLSPEEEQMEALKAECHETGCKIQSLQAETESIRALKRGLESSLGDARHWHGLELQNLGSVVVKLEAELADIRGEIDQQRHDYDTLLGNKQRLEQEIGLYHGILDGEESRLQTGEIVA, via the exons ATGCCTCTGCCCCGACGCCGCTCATCCGTCCTGGGACAGCTGTCCTCGGAGCGCCCAACCAGTGCACCCAGCGGGCGGATTGGCACGACCACCACCGCCGGCCCCCGTGGAGTCCATGTAGGCTCCGCTCCTCCGATGGGCGGGACCTCCTGCTTGGGGACGCGGGTTTCTCGGCGAGCTCTGGGCATTAGCAGCGTGTTCCTccagggaatgaggagcagcgTTGCTCCCGTGGTTCCCAGGGCTGGAGAGCGGGCGGCGAATCACTGCGGGGGCCTGAACAGCTGTCTGATGGAGTACCGGGACAAAGTCCAAGCACTGGAGCAGCTGAACCAACAGCTGGAGGAACAAATAAGACTGAGTCTGGACTGCAAAGTGAACAGGGCGGGAGAATGGGGGGCCCTTAGGAGGGACTGGGAGGACGTctacagacag GTAAGCCTCGCCATCTTGGATAACGCCCGTCTGATgctgcagacggagaacattCAGGCCAATGCCGAGGACTTcaaggagag GTACGAGAACGAGCAGCCCTTCAGGaaggcggtggaggaggagatcagCTCTCTGTACAAAGTGATCGACGACGCCGGCCTGACGAAGGCCGAActcgaggaggagctggagaacatgAGGGCCGAGCTGCGCAATCTGGAGCTCCATCACGAACAG GACGTCCGGGTCCTCTACAATCAAATGGCAGGACGGGAGGTGGACGAGCCAGACGCTCCCATAGAGACCAGTCTGGATCAGATCCTGGCCTCCATCAGGAGCCACTGGGAGAGGGTGACGGAGAGAAACCGAGCCGAGGCAGAAAGCTACCTGGAGTGTAAG GAGGCTCAGTGCGTGAGCGGCACACTGAGCcccgaggaggagcagatggaggCGCTGAAGGCCGAGTGCCACGAAACCGGCTGTAAGATCCAGAGCCTGCAGGCCGAGACGGAATCCATCAGAGCGCTG AAACGAGGCCTGGAGAGCTCCCTGGGAGACGCCCGGCACTGGCACGGCCTGGAGCTGCAGAACCTGGGCTCGGTGGTGGTcaagctggaggcggagctggcCGACATCCGCGGCGAGATCGACCAGCAGCGCCACGACTACGACACGTTGCTGGGCAACAAGCAGCGTCTGGAGCAGGAGATCGGCCTGTACCACGGCATCCTGGACGGCGAGGAGAGTCGCCTCCAGACCGGCGAGATTGT AGCCTGA
- the LOC137904765 gene encoding homeobox protein Mohawk-like: MAAAAAASDALLGLEGNRRAEERGDCPQSGEKTDLLRCRDETRSSSAMKYRRYGSRPGGVKVRHKRQVLQDMARPLKHWLYKHRDNPYPTKTEKVLLALGSRMTLVQVSNWFANARRRLKNTVRQPDLSWALRIKLYNQYVQGNAERLSVCSDAADSDDDERPGRTAAGPSRFGDSPHDNGLQKRGSVLAMADDGASPPSKYKSGLLNRYLNDTLRHMMAAEAGGAASARGRRRSHFESFSSNESDRDVVSPAPSFESEANIVYQMDTIDYTSTKRHRERQRRVHQGWREIHAAVALTSLAQGQSCAPGLVREPPFSLTRTCTADGMRAAGPAARTSRIIQRSSHISEVQTVNVALAKGV, encoded by the exons atggctgcggcggcggcggcgtccgaTGCGCTGCTTGGTTTGGAAGGCAACAGGAGAGCGGAGGAGCGTGGAGACTGTCCTCAGAGCGGGGAGAAGACGGACCTGCTGCGATGTCGGGATGAAACCAGAAGCAGCTCTGCCATGAAGTACAGACGATACGG GTCGCGTCCGGGCGGGGTCAAAGTTCGCCACAAGagacaggtgctgcaggacatggCCCGCCCGCTCAAACATTGGCtgtacaaacacagagacaaccCGTACCCGACCAAAACCGAGAAGGTCCTGCTGGCTCTGGGCTCGCGCATGACACTGGTGCAG GTTTCGAACTGGTTCGCCAACGcccggcggcggctgaagaacACCGTGAGGCAGCCGGACCTGAGCTGGGCCCTGAGGATCAAGCTGTACAACCAGTACGTCCAGGGCAACGCCGAGCGGCTGAGCGTGTGCAGCGACGCCGCCGACTCGGACG ACGACGAGCGGCCCGGGCGAACGGCCGCCGGTCCGTCGCGCTTCGGCGACTCGCCTCACGACAACGGCCTCCAGAAACGGGGCAGCGTCCTCGCCATGGCGGACGACGGCGCGTCGCCTCCGTCCAAGTACAAGAGCGGCCTGCTTAACCGGTATCTGAACGACACCCTGCGACACATGATGGCGGCGGAGGCCGGCGGCGCGGCCTCGGCccgcgggaggaggaggagccacttTGAGTCGTTCAGCTCCAACGAGTCCGACCGAGACGTCGTCTCGCCGGCGCCTTCCTTTGAAAGCGAGGCCAACATCGTCTACCAAATGG ATACCATAGACTACACTTCAACCAAACGCCACAG GGAGCGGCAGAGGCGGGTCCATCAGGGCTGGCGGGAGATCCACGCCGCCGTGGCTCTGACCAGCCTGGCCCAGGGGCAGAGCTGCGCGCCGGGCCTCGTCCGAGAGCCGCCCTTCTCGCTTACGAGGACCTGCACGGCAGACGGGATGCGCGCCGCGGGACCCGCCGCTCGCACCAGCCGCATAATCCAGAGGTCGTCTCACATCTCCGAGGTCCAGACTGTGAACGTCGCCCTGGCAAAAGGCGTCTAA
- the LOC137904482 gene encoding WW domain-containing adapter protein with coiled-coil-like — translation MVMYARKPTRVSDGCTERRDSQSYQTHKSQPKSQSGSLHRHDKVRDGSADPTPPYKMLRRSDESPVSRQGDAAGHGKAKASHAVKGKNGTSGSPQENPLNNSFHGAEPHASQSKPADRDPADDWTEHISSSGKKYYYNCRTEVSQWEKPKDLLEREQRQKDSVKMAANSFPKDMDYRQEALQDKATTKTASGDQSAAPNAAHSSASSSAAASSQSLNSASGALGSTPSGVSFSSSSSAAGQASQSAQSPSPALLQDPALLHQLLPALQATLQMNNGSMDMAKLNEVLAAAVTQASLRSVLHKLLAAGPAFNITALLSAAQHSSQAPHSNQSPVSLTSDASSPRPYVSPRNGTPQSSQKSLLVHAGNVASSQTRGNMSSGKQGSVPSSQTVEKRPEDPRTLQQRSQEILCTGSNAPGGGLPHAQTQGDAPGSFTPALAAHFDENLIRHIQGWPSENTEKQAARLREDIHNMGSLYMSEICTEMKNLRSLVRVCEIQATLREQRILFLRQQSKELDKLKNQNSYMV, via the exons ATGGTGATGTATGCAAGGAAACCAACAAGAGTCAGCGAtgg GTGCACCGAAAGAAGGGATTCCCAATCCTATCAG ACCCATAAATCTCAGCCAAAGAGCCAGTCCGGCAGCCTTCACCGTCACGACAAGGTGCGCGACGGCTCGGCGGACCCCACCCCGCCGTACAAGATGCTGCGGCGCTCGGACGAGAGTCCCGTCAGCAGACAAGGAGACGCCGCCGGACATGGCAAGGCTAAAGCCTCTCATGCAGTCAAAGGGAAAAATG GGACCAGCGGCTCCCCCCAGGAGAACCCGCTCAACAACAGCTTCCACGGCGCCGAGCCGCACGCGAGTCAGAGCAAGCCTGCAGACCGG GACCCAGCGGACGACTGGACGGAACACATCAGCTCCTCTGGGAAGAAGTACTACTATAACTGCCGGACCGAGGTCTCCCAGTGGGAGAAGCCCAAGGACCTGCTGGAGAG GGAGCAGCGGCAGAAAGACTCGGTCAAGATGGCGGCGAACAGCTTCCCCAAGGACATGGATTACAGACAGGAGGCCTTGCAGGACAAAGCCACAACAA AGACGGCGTCAGGGGACCAATCCGCAGCACCCAACGCTGCCCattcctccgcctcctcctccgccgccgcgTCCTCTCAGAGCCTGAACTCCGCCTCCGGCGCTTTAGGCTCCACCCCCTCCGGCgtgtccttctcctcctcttcctctgcggCGGGGCAGGCGTCCCAGTCGGCCCAGTCCCCGTCCccggcgctgctgcaggacccGGCCCTCCTGCACCAGCTCCTCCCGGCGCTTCAGGCCACGCTGCAGATGAACAACGGCAGCATGGACATGGCGAAGCTCAACGAAG TCTTGGCCGCTGCCGTTACCCAAGCTTCCCTGCGGTCTGTGCTTCATAAGCTCCTCGCTGCTGGACCTGCGTTCAACATCACTGCTCTGCTGTCGGCTGCTCAGCATTCCAGCcaag CCCCGCACTCCAATCAGTCGCCCGTCTCCCTGACGTCCGACGCGTCGTCGCCCCGGCCGTACGTCTCGCCGCGGAACGGAACGCCGCAGAGCAGCCAGAAGTCCCTCCTGGTGCACGCCGGGAATGTCGCGTCCTCACAAACGAGA GGCAACATGTCGTCAGGTAAACAAGGATCGGTTCCCTCGTCTCAGACGGTCGAGAAGCGTCCAGAGGACCCCAGAACTCTCCAGCAGAGGag CCAGGAGATTCTGTGCACGGGATCAAACGCCCCTGGTGGCGGTCTACCCCACGCCCAAACCCAGGGCGACGCCCCCGGCTCCTTCACCCCCGCCCTGGCAGCTCACTTCGACGAGAACCTCATCAGACACATCCAAGGATGGCCTTCGGAGAACACTGAGAAGCAG GCGGCGCGGCTGCGCGAGGACATCCACAACATGGGCAGCTTGTACATGTCTGAGATCTGCACGGAGATGAAGAACCTCCGTTCTCTGGTCCGAGTGTGTGAGATCCAGGCCACGCTGAGGGAGCAGAG GATCCTGTTTCTGAGGCAGCAGAGCAAAGAGCTGGACAAGCTGAAGAACCAGAACTCCTACATGGTGTGA
- the LOC137904764 gene encoding MAGUK p55 subfamily member 7-like, whose amino-acid sequence MSLADREEDYRFLHSVLMEKKLHLLFKIHECLRRFEKRTPVAAQQRAACLASDLAEELKQQNRKDEVQELLGLFFQPHFKRLLSVHDAVAQSDFGPTLPPVPDDVLEEDEDSFQIVSLVKTKEPLGATIRRDQSTGAIVVARIMRGGPADRSGLIREGDELKEVNGVSLEHRKPKEVPLLLARSQGEVSFTVIPASTEEDMSSDKKLFVRALFDYDPSEDPAVPCKDAAVAFKRGDVLQVVSMEDDTWWQARHLRDGVQRAGLIPSQELHERRVALQRPEALFKPRPVKPPEEEEEAEERVDYGAISGIRIAGLRRSFRLGRKSNRVGESARSRRWSAGVPPTYVEVIPYRRDLRERGRLVILVGPDGVGVNELKKRILISDPDRYGVAVPYTTREKTRPEEEGVDYHFVSLHTFEEGVLSRRFIDYGRHNGHYYGTSLDSVRRAMAAGKVCLLDMHPSKIKHVYTFEFKPYVVLVKPPRVEELRLAGRRAKFTCSEEEEEDFQDMIDSAETMEDECGHLLDKVIVSGDVAVAFGELKADLRRVEAADVRWIPAEWVRSSPGKTREERRPLGRLDASAEAAFAGTELRFAA is encoded by the exons ATGTCTcttgcagacagagaggaagactaCAGGTTCCTCCACAGTGTGTTGATGGAGAAGAAGCTTCATCTGCTCTTTAAG ATCCACGAGTGCCTGAGGCGCTTTGAGAAGCGAACCCCCGTCGCCGCCCAGCAGCGCGCGGCCTGTCTGGCCTCAGAC TTGGCGGAGGAGCTGAAACAGCAAAACAGGAAGGATGAAGTTCAAGAACTGCTTGGGCTCTTCTTCCAACCCCACTTTAAG CGTCTCCTGTCTGTCCACGACGCCGTGGCTCAGAGCGACTTCGGGCCCACGCTGCCGCCGGTTCCCGACGAcgtgctggaggaggacgaggattCCTTCCAGATTGTCAGTCTGGTCAAAACCAAAGAGCCTCTG GGGGCGACGATCAGGAGGGATCAGTCCACCGGGGCTATTGTTGTGGCGAGGATCATGAGAGGAGGGCCAGCTGACCGAAGTG GCCTGATCCGTGAAGGAGATGAGCTGAAGGAGGTGAACGGGGTTTCCCTGGAGCACAGGAAGCCGAAGGAGGTGCCGCTGCTTCTG GCTCGCTCTCAGGGAGAAGTTAGCTTCACAGTCATTCCGGCGTCGACAGAAGAAGACATGTCATCTGATAAGAAG CTGTTTGTGCGAGCTCTTTTTGACTACGATCCCAGCGAGGATCCGGCCGTTCCCTGTAAGGACGCAGCTGTAGCCTTTAAGAGGGGCGACGTCCTGCAGGTTGTCAGCATGGAGGACGACACCTGGTGGCAGGCCCGCCACCTGAGGGACGGGGTCCAGCGGGCAGGGCTCATTCCATCGCAAGAGCTCCATGAGAG GAGAGTGGCGCTACAGCGACCCGAAGCCCTGTTCAAACCTCGACCAGTCAAACCGCCAG aggaggaggaggaag CGGAGGAGCGTGTTGACTATGGAGCGATATCAGGGATCCGCATCG CCGGTTTACGAAGGAGTTTCCGGCTCGGGAGGAAGAGCAATCGGGTCGGCGAATCGGCTCGGTCCAGGAGGTGGAGCGCCGGGGTTCCCCCGACCTACGTGGAGGTGATCCCCTACCGGAGAGACCTCCGGGAAAGAGGCCGTCTGGTCATTCTGGTTG GGCCCGACGGCGTTGGCGTCAACGAGCTGAAGAAGAGGATCCTGATATCCGACCCCGACCGCTACGGCGTCGCCGTGCCGT ACACCACCCGTGAGAAGACGAGGCCGGAGGAGGAAGGGGTGGATTATCACTTTGTGTCTCTTCACACGTTCGAGGAGGGCGTCCTCAGTCGCAG GTTTATAGACTACGGGAGACACAATGGACACTACTACGGAACCAGTCTGGATTCTGTGCGCAGGGCGATGGCGGCGGGGAAGGTGTGCCTCCTGGACATGCACCCGAGT AAAATAAAGCACGTGTACACGTTTGAATTCAAACCCTACGTGGTGCTGGTGAAGCCGCCGCGCGTCGAGGAGCTGCGCCTCGCCGGGAGGAGGGCCAAGTTCAcctgcagcgaggaggaggaggagga CTTCCAGGACATGATCGACTCGGCTGAAACCATGGAGGACGAGTGCGGCCACTTGCTCGACAAGGTGATTGTCAGCGGAGACGTCGCCGTGGCGTTCGGGGAGCTGAAGGCGGACCTCCGGAGAGTCGAGGCGGCAGACGTCCGGTGGATTCCCGCCGAGTGGGTTCGCTCCTCTCCCGGAAAGACTCGGGAGGAGCGGCGGCCGCTCGGGCGACTGGACGCGAGCGCCGAAGCCGCTTTCGCAGGAACGGAGCTTCGTTTTGCAGCTTGA
- the klhl18 gene encoding kelch-like protein 18: MGDVLCEELEDLVHFSVHDLPTRGYVVMEEVRRQGKLCDVTLKVGDHKFSAHRIVLAASIPYFHAMFTNDMVECKQDEILMQGMDPSALEALINFAYNGHVAIDQQNVQSLLIGSSFLQLQNVKDACCSFLQERLHPKNCLGVRQFAETMMCTTLYDAANGFIHQHFVDVSASDEFLSLRTEDVLELVGCDELNVKAEEQVFEAVLTWVHHDRDRRESLLPELLSKIRLPLCRPQFLSDRVQQDELVRCCHKCRDLVDEAKDFHLMPERRPHLPTFKTRQRCCTSISGLIYAVGGLNSSGDSLNVVEVFDPIGNFWERCQPMRTARSRVGVAVVNGLLYAIGGYDGQSRLSTVEVYNPEMDSWARVSSMNSQRSAMGTVVVDGHIYVCGGYDGKSSLNSVERYSPENDRWVVVTEMSASRSAAGVTVFDGRIFVSGGHDGLQIFNTVEYYNHHTDRWHPAAAMMNKRCRHGAAALGSHMYVAGGYDGSGFLSGAEVFSSASGQWSVLVAMNTRRSRVSLVPTSGRLYAVGGYDGQSNLSSVETFNPDTNRWTFMPSLVCHEGGVGVGCIPLQPA, from the exons ATGGGAGACGTTCTCTGCGAAGAGCTCGAGGATTTAGTTCATTTCTCAGTGCACGACCTGCCGACGCGAGGCTATGTCGTCATGGAGGAGGTTCGACGTCAGGGGAAGCTCTGTGACGTCACGCTCAAG GTCGGGGATCATAAATTCAGCGCTCACCGAATCGTCCTGGCGGCTTCGATCCCGTATTTCCACGCCATGTTCACCAACGACATGGTGGAGTGTAAACAGGACGAGATCCTGATGCAGGGCATGGATCCCAG CGCTCTGGAGGCTCTCATCAACTTTGCGTACAACGGCCATGTTGCCATCGACCAGCAGAACGTCCAGtctcttctgattggctcgagcttcctgcagctgcagaacgTTAAAGACGCGtgctgctccttcctgcaggaGAG GTTACACCCCAAGAACTGTCTGGGCGTGCGTCAGTTCGCGGAGACGATGATGTGCACGACTCTCTACGACGCGGCCAACGGCTTCATCCATCAGCACTTCGTGGACGTTTCGGCGTCGGACGAGTTTCTGTCTCTGAGGACGGAGGACGTCCTGGAGCTGGTCGGCTGCGACGAGCTCAACGTCAAAGCAGAAGAGCAG GTGTTCGAGGCCGTCCTGACTTGGGTCCACCACGACCGGGACCGCAGGGAGTCTCTCCTGCCGGAGCTGCTGTCGAAGATTCGACTTCCTCTCTGTCGACCGCAGTTCCTGTCCGACCGCGTCCAGCAGGACGAACTCGTCCGATGCTGCCATAAATGCAG GGATCTGGTGGACGAAGCCAAAGACTTTCACCTGATGCCAGAGCGTCGTCCTCACCTTCCCACCTTTAAGACCAGGCAGAGGTGCTGTACGTCCATCTCGGGACTCATCTATGCTGTGGGGGGACTCAACAGCTCAG GGGACTCGCTAAACGTGGTCGAAGTCTTCGATCCAATCGGAAACTTCTGGGAGCGCTGCCAGCCAATGAGGACGGCTCGCAGCCGAGTGGGCGTGGCTGTCGTTAACGGGCTGCTGTATGCCATTGGTGGCTACGATGGCCAATCGCGCCTCAGCACAGTGGAGGTTTACAACCCGGAGATGGACAGCTGGGCACGCGTGTCGAGCATGAACAGCCAGCGCAG cgccATGGGAACGGTCGTGGTCGACGGGCACATCTACGTTTGTGGCGGCTATGACGGGAAATCGTCTCTAAATTCCGTGGAGCGTTACTCCCCGGAGAACGACAG GTGGGTTGTCGTCACGGAGATGAGCGCGAGCCGCAGCGCCGCGGGCGTGACGGTGTTCGACGGGCGGATCTTCGTCTCTGGCGGCCATGATGGTTTACAGATTTTCAACACG GTGGAGTACTACAATCACCACACCGACCGGTGGCATCCTGCGGCGGCCATGATGAACAAGCGCTGTCGCCACGGCGCGGCGGCTCTGGGCAGTCACATGTACGTGGCGGGCGGCTACGATGGCTCCGGGTTCCTGAGCGGCGCCGAGGTCTTCAGCTCGGCGTCGGGACAGTGGAGCGTCCTGGTCGCCATGAACACGAGACGCAGCCGAGTGTCCCTGGTGCCGACGTCGGGGCGCCTGTACGCCGTGGGCGGCTACGACGGACAGTCCAACCTGAGCTCCGTGGAGACGTTCAACCCCGACACCAACCGCTGGACGTTCATGCCCTCGCTGGTCTGCCACGAGGGGGGCGTCGGCGTCGGCTGCATCCCGCTGCAGCCCGCCTAA
- the bfsp2 gene encoding phakinin isoform X1, whose amino-acid sequence MPLPRRRSSVLGQLSSERPTSAPSGRIGTTTTAGPRGVHVGSAPPMGGTSCLGTRVSRRALGISSVFLQGMRSSVAPVVPRAGERAANHCGGLNSCLMEYRDKVQALEQLNQQLEEQIRLSLDCKVNRAGEWGALRRDWEDVYRQVSLAILDNARLMLQTENIQANAEDFKERYENEQPFRKAVEEEISSLYKVIDDAGLTKAELEEELENMRAELRNLELHHEQDVRVLYNQMAGREVDEPDAPIETSLDQILASIRSHWERVTERNRAEAESYLECKEAQCVSGTLSPEEEQMEALKAECHETGCKIQSLQAETESIRALKRGLESSLGDARHWHGLELQNLGSVVVKLEAELADIRGEIDQQRHDYDTLLGNKQRLEQEIGLYHGILDGEESRLQTGEIVCPGVHSEPEGAASGSAPPDTGTEAAGPPGPDQ is encoded by the exons ATGCCTCTGCCCCGACGCCGCTCATCCGTCCTGGGACAGCTGTCCTCGGAGCGCCCAACCAGTGCACCCAGCGGGCGGATTGGCACGACCACCACCGCCGGCCCCCGTGGAGTCCATGTAGGCTCCGCTCCTCCGATGGGCGGGACCTCCTGCTTGGGGACGCGGGTTTCTCGGCGAGCTCTGGGCATTAGCAGCGTGTTCCTccagggaatgaggagcagcgTTGCTCCCGTGGTTCCCAGGGCTGGAGAGCGGGCGGCGAATCACTGCGGGGGCCTGAACAGCTGTCTGATGGAGTACCGGGACAAAGTCCAAGCACTGGAGCAGCTGAACCAACAGCTGGAGGAACAAATAAGACTGAGTCTGGACTGCAAAGTGAACAGGGCGGGAGAATGGGGGGCCCTTAGGAGGGACTGGGAGGACGTctacagacag GTAAGCCTCGCCATCTTGGATAACGCCCGTCTGATgctgcagacggagaacattCAGGCCAATGCCGAGGACTTcaaggagag GTACGAGAACGAGCAGCCCTTCAGGaaggcggtggaggaggagatcagCTCTCTGTACAAAGTGATCGACGACGCCGGCCTGACGAAGGCCGAActcgaggaggagctggagaacatgAGGGCCGAGCTGCGCAATCTGGAGCTCCATCACGAACAG GACGTCCGGGTCCTCTACAATCAAATGGCAGGACGGGAGGTGGACGAGCCAGACGCTCCCATAGAGACCAGTCTGGATCAGATCCTGGCCTCCATCAGGAGCCACTGGGAGAGGGTGACGGAGAGAAACCGAGCCGAGGCAGAAAGCTACCTGGAGTGTAAG GAGGCTCAGTGCGTGAGCGGCACACTGAGCcccgaggaggagcagatggaggCGCTGAAGGCCGAGTGCCACGAAACCGGCTGTAAGATCCAGAGCCTGCAGGCCGAGACGGAATCCATCAGAGCGCTG AAACGAGGCCTGGAGAGCTCCCTGGGAGACGCCCGGCACTGGCACGGCCTGGAGCTGCAGAACCTGGGCTCGGTGGTGGTcaagctggaggcggagctggcCGACATCCGCGGCGAGATCGACCAGCAGCGCCACGACTACGACACGTTGCTGGGCAACAAGCAGCGTCTGGAGCAGGAGATCGGCCTGTACCACGGCATCCTGGACGGCGAGGAGAGTCGCCTCCAGACCGGCGAGATTGT GTGTCCGGGTGTGCATTCAGAGCCTGAGGGGGCGGCCAGCGGTTCTGCTCCTCCGGACACCGGGACGGAGGCTGCAGGACCTCCAGGTCCAGATCAGTGA
- the LOC137904414 gene encoding ras-related protein Rab-18, whose amino-acid sequence MDEDVLTTLKLLIIGESGVGKSSLLLRFTDDTFDPDQTATIGVDFKVKTLSIDGNSAKLAIWDTAGQERFRTLTPSYYRGAQGVTLVYDVTRRETFAKLDNWLNELETYTTRNDIVKMLVGNKIDKDDREVDRNEGLKFARKHSMLFIEASAKTKDGVQCAFEELVEKILQTPGLWESENQGQRLRLGDQQQGGARCGGYCSVP is encoded by the exons ATGGATGAAGACGTGCTGACGACCCTGAAGCTGTTGATAATTGGCGAAAGCGGAGTCGGGAAGTCCAG TCTCCTCCTGAGGTTCACAGACGATACGTTTGATCCGGACCAGACAGCGACAATAG GTGTGGATTTCAAAGTAAAGACGCTTTCAATAGACGGGAACAGCGCAAAGCTCGCCATATGG GACACGGCTGGACAGGAGCGGTTTCGCACCTTGACACCGAGCTACTACAGAGGTGCACAGGGCGTCACACTTG TTTACGATGTCACAAGGCGCGAGACTTTCGCGAAGCTGGACAACTGGCTGAACGAGCTGGAGACTTACACGACGCGTAACGACATCGTCAAAATGCTTGTCGGGAACAAAATAGATAAG GATGACCGTGAAGTCGACAGAAACGAGGGGCTGAAATTTGCTCGGAAACATTCGATGCTTTTTATTG AGGCCAGCGCAAAGACCAAAGATGGTGTCCAGTGTGCCTTTGAGGAGCTTGTGGAGAAGATCCTCCAGACCCCGGGGCTGTGGGAGAGCGAGAACCAGGGTCAGAGGCTCCGTCTGGGGGACCAGCAGCAGGGCGGGGCCAGATGCGGAGGATACTGCTCCGTACCCTGA